A genomic segment from Glycine soja cultivar W05 chromosome 18, ASM419377v2, whole genome shotgun sequence encodes:
- the LOC114395043 gene encoding uncharacterized protein LOC114395043, protein MGPMVLSQLATGLSVLAGAVLVKSVMDQKPMAGPFTRCPTCNGTGRVTCLCSRWSDGDVGCSTCSGSGRMACSSCGGSGTGRPLPAKIAIRPPNRPIN, encoded by the coding sequence ATGGGTCCGATGGTGCTGAGCCAACTCGCCACCGGTCTTAGCGTTCTAGCCGGAGCGGTTCTGGTGAAATCGGTTATGGACCAGAAGCCCATGGCAGGCCCATTCACTCGCTGCCCCACGTGCAACGGAACCGGTCGAGTCACGTGCCTCTGCTCGCGTTGGTCCGACGGCGACGTCGGATGCTCCACGTGCTCCGGGTCGGGTCGCATGGCCTGCAGCAGTTGCGGCGGCTCCGGTACCGGTCGACCCTTGCCGGCGAAAATCGCGATTCGCCCGCCGAACCGCCCAATTAATTAG
- the LOC114397532 gene encoding F-box protein At1g67340-like: MSCRKRQKTSPDKTSDDFFDSLPDDLVLSILCKLSSTATSPSDFISVLITCKRLNSLGLHSLVLSKASHKTFSVKAKNWCDSLHRFLKHCADAGNIEACYTLGMIRFYCLQNRGSGASLMAKAAMNSHAPALYSLAVIQFNGSGGTKNDKDLRAGVALCARAAFLGHIDALRELGHCLQDGYGVKLNVTEGRRFLVQANARELAAVLSAGNTKRPWLTWSHHPVTHPRLRSGCPLMSDYGCNVPAPDAHPASQFMSEWFDIRGGFPGPDMRLCSHSGCGRPETRRHEFRRCSVCGLVNYCSRACQALDWKFRHKAECATVERWLDDDGEGVAGENDGGGDDGVMMVNS, encoded by the exons ATGTCCTGCCGGAAAAGACAAAAGACTTCGCCGGACAAAACCTCCGACGACTTCTTCGACTCTCTCCCCGACGACCTTGTCCTCTCTATCCTCTGCAAGCTCAGCTCCACCGCAACTTCCCCCTCCGATTTCATTAGTGTCTTAATAAC GTGCAAGAGACTAAACTCCTTAGGCCTTCACTCTCTTGTGTTATCAAAAGCTTCCCACAAAACATTCTCAGTCAAAGCCAAAAACTGGTGCGACTCTCTTCACCGTTTCCTCAAACATTGTGCAGATGCCGGAAACATTGAAGCCTGTTACACTCTCGGCATG ATTCGGTTTTACTGCTTGCAAAACAGAGGGAGCGGCGCGTCGCTGATGGCGAAGGCGGCGATGAATTCTCACGCGCCGGCGCTGTACTCGCTCGCGGTGATACAGTTCAACGGAAGCGGCGGCACCAAAAACGACAAGGACCTTCGAGCGGGTGTGGCGCTTTGCGCACGCGCTGCGTTCCTCGGTCATATCGACGCGCTGCGTGAGCTTGGTCATTGCTTGCAAGACGGTTACGGCGTTAAGCTAAACGTAACGGAGGGACGACGGTTTTTGGTGCAAGCAAACGCTCGTGAACTCGCCGCCGTGCTCTCCGCCGGGAATACCAAGCGCCCCTGGCTGACCTGGAGCCACCACCCTGTCACCCACCCGCGGCTCCGGTCGGGTTGCCCGTTGATGAGTGATTACGGGTGCAATGTTCCGGCGCCGGATGCTCACCCGGCGAGTCAGTTTATGTCGGAGTGGTTTGATATCCGGGGCGGGTTTCCGGGTCCGGATATGAGGCTTTGTTCTCATTCGGGTTGCGGGCGACCCGAGACAAGGAGGCACGAGTTTCGAAGGTGTTCGGTTTGCGGTTTGGTGAATTATTGCTCACGCGCTTGTCAGGCGCTTGATTGGAAGTTCCGGCACAAGGCGGAATGTGCTACCGTTGAGAGGTGGCTCGATGACGACGGCGAAGGCGTCGCCGGTGAGAATGACGGCGGCGGAGATGACGGGGTAATGATGGTTAATAGTTAG